The following DNA comes from Planctomycetota bacterium.
CGCGTCCGCATGGAGAAGCGAAAGCGATCGGTGTGCAGGTACGCCCGCGGACCCGCGACGACGCTGATCTCGCCCAACGCATACGCGCGCTCGGCGTGCACGCCGTTGTGGACGTCCAGCAGGCTGTAGCCGTCGAGGTGCTCGAACGTGTCATCGGCGAGGTCTGCCCCGGCGGCCTGCAGGAGCGTCGGCTTGACGTCGACGTACTCGGTCAGCTGTCGATTGATCTGCCCCGCGGGAAACAGCGACTTGTCGGAAGAGACGACAATCAACGCGTTGCCGACCGACTGGTGCCATGGCGAGAACTTGGCGGAAATGCCTTGCTCGCCCAGGTGCCAGCCGTGATCGCCGACTTGGAACAGGATGAGCCACGGCCGACCGCTGGCTTCGCTGTGCTGCTTGAACGCTTCGACCGCTCGGCCGAGCAATGCGTCGCCGTGGGCGCAGAAGGCGTAATAGTCCTGGGCCATCTGCTGCATCTCGTCGGACGTCATCTCGTCGACCTGGCCGACGTTGTGAATCACCTGCAGCTGTTCGGGCATGTCGTCGAACTCCGCCTGATCGAACTCCGGAATGTCGTACGTGTGCTTCCGGAAACGGTCGCGCACCGACTTGGGCGGCAGCACCGGCGTGTGCGGCAGGTGGAAGCCGAGGTGCATCAGAAGCGGCTTCTCCGGATCTGGCCCCTGCACCGGCTTGCCCCAGAGCGTCTCGTACGGCTGGCCCGCATTGAGCAGGTGGTTCTCGAACTCTTCGACCACGCGCGCGTCGACCGTTCGGTCGGCCGGCATCGGATTTTCGCCGCCGAGGATGATGTCGGAGCTGGCTCGCGTGTAGCCGCGGAGCAGATCGAACTCTTCGGTAAGCGCGTCCTTGGCCCGCTTGTCCTCTTCGGTGATCGGGCCGTCCGTGCGCGTCAGGAAGTGCTGCTTGACGCGGCCGTCTGGGTAGTGCGTGGTTTCAGCGCGGCCTAGGTCTTTCCACTGCCCGCCGGTGGTGTCGTAGACGTTGTTGACGACGAGGTCGCCAAGGCCCTGACGCTGGAGGTCGTTCTTGAAGTGGACGCGGTGATCCCAATGCCCGGCGTCGTGGAAACCCTGCCC
Coding sequences within:
- a CDS encoding sulfatase-like hydrolase/transferase; its protein translation is MSQSSTLARWIVGAVAAVGSMLVVPNRTSADDASDVQPNILWIVTDDHRPDSIQAYNRAVYGTDNSPLGYVESPNTDRLAAEGVLFVNTFNNAPVCAPSRGSVHSGRYSFRTGHLAFELTHQMPDFTRPTVTQFLRELGYTTATFGKADSYIYGWGPGQGFHDAGHWDHRVHFKNDLQRQGLGDLVVNNVYDTTGGQWKDLGRAETTHYPDGRVKQHFLTRTDGPITEEDKRAKDALTEEFDLLRGYTRASSDIILGGENPMPADRTVDARVVEEFENHLLNAGQPYETLWGKPVQGPDPEKPLLMHLGFHLPHTPVLPPKSVRDRFRKHTYDIPEFDQAEFDDMPEQLQVIHNVGQVDEMTSDEMQQMAQDYYAFCAHGDALLGRAVEAFKQHSEASGRPWLILFQVGDHGWHLGEQGISAKFSPWHQSVGNALIVVSSDKSLFPAGQINRQLTEYVDVKPTLLQAAGADLADDTFEHLDGYSLLDVHNGVHAERAYALGEISVVAGPRAYLHTDRFRFSMRTRPFNGSPPPDMIGRDIEWALNAPVEDVDLALYDLAVDPLERDNVANDPEYRELAAFLRDKLGRIVLGDGRVEVDWSKPNTYARSNFAAGADDKKLDIPPAIIPEVETAP